From the Ictalurus furcatus strain D&B chromosome 19, Billie_1.0, whole genome shotgun sequence genome, one window contains:
- the LOC128623696 gene encoding uncharacterized protein LOC128623696 — protein MERDLLLMKGAGSEVNRFGAVGDYALSYGGPINGLDSAGGAERTNGDIILVNIRLAVLNLDFEKAFDRVSHQFLFQVLDKMGFPDRFLAWVGLLYKGIISRMLVNGHVSKAVNIRSGVRQGCPLSPLLYVACIEPLAQILRRDKGIKGLEVPGTGGLTATCVLYMDDVTLLATDVLSMRRAMDLTDWYGRASGAKLNRSKSEAQLFGPWGNVDTGGLELVFKTDLRILGVKFDKEGGGRANWADLLGKVRQKLGFWGLRQMTFEGKVLIFKAVILPLMLLVCSVFSPPRNFLLELERAVFYFIWGSRWERVKREVVKKRPENGGKGLPDPHLFLGSRFTALHIGYAVAPSRDSKTAAMTRFWMGSYLRSLKILPVDLKTPVSFNLSKEHDFIKKFLKKNLLEREDVTVLTNHKSLLSLVQDREPVSPVPGLTLSEAKQVWRNAAHPALQNRHKDLSWMVAHEILPVRAVMHSRGMGSNPICPRPGCNAPETVRHLLWECGAARDQWTTTGPLYFPCLSAGGVQMDYKLAILGVGPGSKGLTVQRFTTLWLTLNAVKDAIWTTRNLLVGKRVTVPLHASEQMAKSMLQGYRASTFGGGGRGRTRKAPAATDPGRS, from the exons ATGGAACGTGATCTTCTCCTGATGAAGGGCGCTGGTTCGGAGGTTAACAGGTTCGGTGCAGTGGGTGATTATGCCCTTTCCTATGGGGGccccatcaatggcttggactCGGCGGGGGGTGCAGAGAGGACGAACGGGGATATTATATTGGT AAACATCCGACTAGCAGTCCTGAACCTAGATTTCGAAAAAGCATTTGACCGAGTCTCGCACCAGTTCCTTTTTCAGGTATTGGACAAAATGGGGTTCCCTGATAGGTTCTTAGCCTGGGTGGGATTACTTTACAAGGGCATAATCAGTAGAATGTTGGTTAACGGGCACGTGTCCAAAGCGGTGAATATCCGCAGTGGCGTCCGTCAGGGGTGTCCTTTATCTCCCCTCCTGTACGTGGCTTGCATTGAGCCACTGGCACAGATCTTGAGAAGGGATAAAGGGATCAAAGGACTCGAAGTGCCTGGGACGGGTGGACTGACCGCGACGTGCGTTTTATATATGGACGACGTAACCCTTTTAGCCACCGACGTTTTATCCATGAGAAGAGCAATGGACTTGACTGACTGGTACGGTCGAGCCTCGGGCGCCAAGCTCAACAGGAGCAAGTCCGAGGCCCAGCTCTTCGGGCCGTGGGGTAACGTGGACACAGGCGGACTGGAATTGGTTTTTAAAACCGACTTACGGATTTTAGGTGTCAAATTTGACAAAGAGGGTGGAGGACGGGCAAACTGGGCCGACTTGCTAGGGAAAGTCAGGCAAAAACTGGGCTTTTGGGGACTAAGACAGATGACTTTTGAAGGtaaagttttaatttttaaagcaGTGATTTTACCTTTGATGTTACTCGTGTGTTCTGTTTTTAGTCCCCCAAGGAACTTTCTTTTAGAACTAGAGAGGGCGGTTTTTTACTTCATCTGGGGATCCAGGTGGGAGAGAGTGAAGAGGGAGGTCGTGAAGAAGAGACCGGAGAACGGCGGGAAAGGCCTCCCGGACCCCCACCTGTTTTTAGGCAGCCGTTTCACCGCCCTCCACATCGGGTACGCCGTGGCCCCGTCCAGAGACAGCAAGACAGCAGCCATGACCCGTTTCTGGATGGGGTCCTACCTGCGAAGCCTAAAGATTTTACCAGTTGACCTTAAAACGCCTGTGTCTTTTAATCTAAGCAAAGAACACGATTTTATTAagaagtttttaaagaaaaatctttTAGAACGAGAAGATGTCACCGTTTTAACTAACCACaagtctcttctctctcttgtgCAGGATCGGGAACCTGTGAGTCCAGTCCCCGGCCTCACTCTAAGTGAGGCCAAACAAGTTTGGAGGAACGCCGCCCACCCTGCTCTTCAGAACAGGCACAAGGACTTGTCATGGATGGTGGCCCATGAGATTCTCCCGGTCAGGGCGGTCATGCACTCCCGGGGCATGGGCTCCAACCCCATCTGCCCACGACCCGGATGCAACGCGCCGGAGACCGTGCGACACCTCTTATGGGAGTGCGGCGCTGCGCGGGACCAGTGGACCACGACCGGCCCCCTGTATTTCCCGTGCCTGTCAGCTGGTGGGGTCCAGATGGACTACAAGCTCGCCATCCTCGGGGTAGGCCCAGGCTCGAAGGGCCTAACAGTACAGAGGTTCACCACGCTCTGGCTCACCCTCAACGCCGTGAAGGATGCCATCTGGACCACCAGAAACCTGCTGGTGGGGAAACGCGTGACGGTGCCCCTCCACGCGAGCGAGCAAATGGCGAAGTCCATGCTGCAGGGGTACCGCGCGTCGACATTCGGAGGAGGGGGCCGGGGTCGCACGAGAAAGGCCCCGGCCGCCACCGACCCTGGCCGCTCGTAG